From the genome of Solanum dulcamara chromosome 12, daSolDulc1.2, whole genome shotgun sequence:
CAAAGTTTAAAGTTACATCGTTAAATTGGCTAAGCCAGCAAGAGAGATGGAAAGAGCGAATCGATCTCCTGCTTCCCGAATGCCTTGACTTACTAAAGACTGGAATTCCATGACAATGTTTGAAATTTCAATTAGTGACTATTTTTCAAGTACAAACACTGAAAAGTTCCGTTGGAAAGTCCTTGAAGAGGTAGAAATTTCTTAGTCTTCAAATCATAGCAGCAAATATTTGATTAGAATTTTATGAATAGGGTATAGGTATTATTCCCAAATCCCAAGCAAAATTTTTGGACAATTTAGTTGGTTTAAGTTAAAGAAAGCATATAAAAAGATTTATTAGACTGTATGTATAGTCAATTTTTGAACTAGCAGATTTGTATTATGCCATAGGGTACATATTATGACTTAAAGTGATTTGTAGTATAACGACATATAAGATGCATGtgcaattttatataaatttaaatgttAACTTGATACCTTTAAAATTATCGCgcataaatatttattgattaaaaaaagaattctCTAGTGAAACCGTAATGTGTTCCAAAGACTTTTCTGTATCAAAATACACTGCTTTGGAaagttcattttttttccttttcagaTTTTTAGCAGTCTACGATACCCCTCCGGTGATCTCAATGAAAGCTAGGGTTTTCCTACTCTGTTTTCTCCTATTGTCTTCAAATTTCCGTTTTCTGCAATCTGAAGACACGATAAACAACAAATTTCGACAACGGGAAGCAACTGATGATTCCCTGGCTTACCCCAATTTGTAAGTTTCCGTTCGTTCCTTCTCTGTGCTTTTTTGAGCTGTTTGATCGAttttaattttgcataatcaCTTAATTCACTATGTTACATAGAGTTGTACTGACTCATTGAAAATTTTATgctaattttttggtgataatACCAGTTTAGTGTCTTATTATCGTGATTTATGATTAAAGAAGACACTTAAACTATGGCATTTTTTCCCGAGTTTCACATTTACTGCCTGAATTATCACCATAGTTAAGGTAGGAAAACGGAAAGGTTAGATAGTTGAGGTGTATTTTTATACATGACAGTGATAATTCAAGTAGGAAAAATGGAACAAGTGATAGTTGGGGAGTGAAACTCGTGAAAAGATGATAGTTATGTGTGGTTTTAACCATTATCTCTATTATTACCATCTATGTATTAAAAGACACCTCAACTATCAGTTGTTTCCTTTTTGTACCTGAATTATCACCATAGTTGAAGCAGGAAAACGAAATGTTTGATTAGTTGAGGTGTGTTTTAATACATTTATGTCCAGGTAGGAAAAGTGGACAAGTTATAGTTGGTATGGGAAACTCGCGAAAAGGCGAGTGAATACTATATCTAACTACTGAACCTAGTGGCTTATCTCGTTCTACTGACTAGCGACATCTTTGGTGGACGATTCGTGGCGTGTCACCTAGCTAACCTGGAGAAGGGAGGAAGAAAAGTCTTAGCCCCAACGAACTGATTCATGTTCTTGAAAGGCTTCTTGACTCCACTGCTACCCACCTTGAGTCGACTATGATCTGTCGCTCGAGCCCGTTTTCCTTTCGTAGAGCAGGGCACGTGCAAGTCCCAATATGGCTGGCACTCtttctaatttttaatttatttttttgcataCAAAAATATTGACATTATAACATTTCTATAGAACTTTCAAGAATTCACATTCATGAAACTACTAAAATTTTGATTATAACATACGTTTTAACTATTATTTTACCATTTTCTTCTACTAGTTTTACTAAATTATACTGTACCTGTTTCAATTTATACGACACTTTCCATTTTGGAAGGTTCAAAATGTTTCACGCCATTCTATTTCTAGTCAAGCTGCAGAAATTCTAAGAATTCAAATACATTAAATTATTCAATGTTTAAAATTTGATGTgatgttttctttgttttctctATCAAACTAACTTTTCAACTGCAAGTATATTATTTTCTCCCATTATTACTAATTTATTATAATCAAGTCAAAACAAATACCTTAAACTTTGTGCCCATTCAAACACCATGGTATAATTAACATGGGGGGAGTATATAAGTCAAATTAACAGCTTAAACTCCATTTCTTATCAAACATACTAACAGAATGGGACGGAGGAAGTACCATTGACGTATACGTTTGATTTCAACGCCTGATACACGAAGGATAAAAACTGAAAAGATTTTAATGTAGCTTTTGGTGCTTACTGCTGGCAGAGATGAGGATGAATTGTTGAATACACAGTGCCCTCAGCATTTGGAGCTAAGATGGCAGACGGAAGTTAGTTCTAGCGTGTATGCATCCCCCTTGATTGCTGATATTAACAGGTAACGTAATAGAagcttctttcttttgggttgTAATTCATTTGCTTTTACACTGCTCAAGTGTGTGATGACTGCCTTATGATGAGTGTTGTCGTTGTTTACTTTCTGAGATTACTTGTTTCCATAGTGGTACTTCAATCAATTATTATCAAgagaataatagtaataataaaatagTTAAATGATATGGATGCAATTATTTCGTTAAAAGTAACCAAAGAGGCAGGTGGTTCTCAAGGATAGGAAGGGTGGAGGACTAGGTGTAAGAAATCTGAAGCTACACAATAAGACCTTGCTCTTCAAATGACTTTGGAGATATAACTTAGATGGCAGTGAAGCCTGGAAGAAGTTAATTAATGCTATACATGGCAAAAAGGATGACTAGAGACCTTCTATGCAAGTGAATGTTAAAGGGGGTGTCTGGAAGGATATAAGCCGGAGTAGGGAGGAattcatcaaatacacaaaGGTGGAGGTGGGAGATGGACATAGGATCAATTTCTGGACAGATTTATGGGTTAGAAAAAAATGTCTAAAGGTTAAAGTCCCCATATAGTTTAATTTTTCTGTTAATAAAGAAGGCTTTGCTGCTGAATTTCACTCAAACTCAGTTTGACAAATAAATTTCAGGGGAATCTAAATGATTGGTAGGTAGAGGATTTTTTCCAAATGCTTCAGCAGCTGGAATCAGTTCCTATGGATCAAAGTAAGATGGATTCGCTGATTTGGGTAGCTTGTGAAGATAAAATATTCTCAGTTGAAAGTTGCTATAGTATTTTGTTAAAGCAGACAGGCATTGCGATGAGACTTGGCCTTGGAAGATGATTTGGAAGGCAAATGCTCCTGTTAAGGTAGCATGCTTGGGATTGATTGCAGCTCGGGAGGCTTGGCTAACTCAAAATAACCTGCAGAAAACCTATGTTTTGCTTGGCGTAATAGATGCGATCTGTGTAAAGAGAACCAGGAGACAGTTAATCATCTTTTCCTTCTGTGTAGAGTCTCAAGACAATGTTGGGAATTATTCTTTAATATATGTGGCATTTCACGGGTGATGCCTCAGGTTAGGAGCTTATTGAAAGCTAGCAACTTCAAATGGTACTTAAGAGTGTTGAAGCAGATTTGGAGAACCATCCCAGTATGCATCTTCTGTAGAGGAACAAAGCTTGCTTCGAAGGATGGAGAAATCATATCTCTAGAATTAAGAATAAATGTCTGTATAATctgtatttttggtgtaaaagtAATACCTTAGCAGTTTAGCTAGTCTGGATCAGTTCATGGATTTTTTTTAGGAAGGAAAGGGTAGTAGGCTGTTTGTTTGACCTCTGTTTGTTCTCTGTACTTTTCTGTACCATCTTGGCACCTTATGAATGAACTTttaacttgtttttttttttgaaaaaaaaaagaagtaattgAGGAGATAACATGCATCCTAATATAAATTTGTTGATGAGAATGGATGGTCTCTTGAAAAGGTGAATAACTATGTCTTCAAGACCTTCTCCCTGATTATTGCAGGTAAAAGTTGCAACTATCCTTATTATGTGTGAGATTCAACAAAATTACATGCAGTTTCTCATTTTCAAACTTGAgtgtcttttaattttttctgtTTCCTAAATTTATTCATTTCGGCTATGTTTCTGGATCATTACTACAGTGATGGAAAGGTTGAGGTGGTAGTTCCCTCTTTTGTTCATTACTTGGAAGTTCTGGAAGGTTCTGATGGAGATAAAGTTCCAGGTATGATTTGTGAAAAGTTAGTTATAAGAATAAATGTGAGCTTATTAGGTGAGCTACAGAATACCTCACATGCCGCTTGTATATAAGTTGACAAGCAAGATGTAAATTTATAAACTATGAAATAACAAATTCACGTTAATATGAAGAAATTATCTATAGGAATAATAATGAGGTTTGAGCAGGTTATATATAAATCTGATGACATCTCTACAAATTTTATAACTTCACATCATCAGGATGGCCAGCATTCCATCAATCAACTGTTCATTCCACTCCTTTCCTATATGACATTGACAAGGATGGGGTGAGGGAGATAGGTCTGGCCACCTATAATGGTGAGGTGCTCTTTTTCAGGTATGAGTACAATGTATTTTCTAATTGTTGTCTTGTTGAGATTTTCTGTATTTAGTATGACCTTGTTAGATTTGCATAGGATCTCAGGATACTTGATGTCTGATAAATTGGAGATTCCTCGGCTGAGAGTTAAAAAAGATTGGCATGTGGGTTTGAAACAGGACCCGGTGGACCGTTCTCATCCAGATGTCCATGATGACCAACTCGTACAGGAGGCTGTCATGGACTCCATAGCCCGTGAGTATTTTCCTCTTACATTTGCTTTTCATATTCACTTCGTTTCCTCTTAATATTCCTGCttgtttatgatatatgctaccAAGTTTCCCTAGCataagtaattttttaaaatgtgttTGTGAccagtgttgtcaaaggcgcGCTTTAAGCacgcttaagccctgaagcgaggctcaaaatgTGTTTAGCGCTTTGCCTTGATTTATGTGCGCTTTAGTGTGGTCATCAAGTTCTAAGgcaaacttttccttgccaatgagcctcttttgaagaagtgactaaacaattgatatttcattttatcatatctTTGGTcaaatatttgtcattcatgtttataattattggttttggactaaacatatatatttgtatctttATCTTCCTttgcgccttttttcattaaagcccacacTTGTTTGCgcgcttaaagccccaatggaccttagagcttttttgcgtttttcgcctttgataacactgttTGTGACACTTGTCATAGATCTACTAATCGTGATTTCGTTATGTTTTATAAGTTAATCTTTTGTTACTAAGATCCAGAATAAATTACTGCTAAATATTCTTGATTTTGCAGTACTGAATTAATTTACCTGTTATCCTGTAGGGTGTATTACTCGAATATTTCTGTTGTAATTTGGTACCTTGGTCTATATTTTTCTCAGTAATGGTGCACATCCTATGTTTCCACTCAACTATTTTCACCTATTTGCCAATTCTACCTCTTCATCTGTGCTTTCTAATATTCAACTGATTTTCAATGGGACTCTGACCCTTGTGCTTGTTTTGACTTGCCACTCGGAAAGACTAATTTTTCCTAGATAATTATCTCAACATGTCAAGAGAGATgctcttaatttattttctgtTTTTGCTTATTTGGTGATGTTACATTCTAATGATAACCTCTTTCTTTTAGATGTGGAATGCTAGATGTTGACCTTCATCAATTAAATCATAtctttaattcaattttttcccCTTAggtcacaatgcatccactcaTAGAGGCAACCATTCAAAATCTACTGCATCTGAAGTTAACACTGAAATCCATTCTATTCAAAAAGAAGTCAACCATGACGCATCTAATGCTTCAATTTCTTTGCCGTCAGGAGTTTCACCTAACACATCAAATTCATCTCATTTAGAGGACCAAAAGGGGAAAAATGATAGTCTAGCTGGTGCAGAAGTTAAAATGACTAACTTGAACAATGTTACTCTGAATTCTGATAATGACAATATCAGTGTTTCGGTGAATGGAACAAGTAAAGGGAGAAGGCTTCTTGAAGACAATGTCTTGAGAAGATCAGAGGAAAGTGGTTCTGGATCCAAAGATGTTAGATCTGCAACTGTGGAAAATGAAGGAGGTCTGGAAGTGGATGCTGATTCGTCGTTTGAGTTATTTCGGGATATTGAGAATGAGGAACTGCCtgatgattatgattatgacgATGATGATTACCTTGATGATGATGAAATATGGAAAGGTGAAGAATTTGAGCAACCAGAGCATGAGAAATTGGAGAATTATGTTCATATTGATGCTCATGTTTTATGTACTCCTGTAAGTCTCTTGGATGTTCTTATTTGATTGATACTTCATATTCGTTAAATGTCAGGTAATAAATTTTGGATGTCCTTGCTTCTATTAGGTCATTGCTGACATTGACAGCGATGGGGTGTCAGAGATGATTGTTGCAGTATCCTACTTCTTTGACCATGAGTAAGATTTCTCACTGTGGTGCTATTTTGGTCTTACATTGTTTCTCTGTTTCTGACTGAAGTCTCTGCtgatttatttatttgcttCTTAAATGTTGAAGTCGTTGAATTTTCATCGTATAGTATATGCTATTTAAGTCTTGCCTAGCATTTATTAAAGGGCGAAACACCAAGCCTCCTCTTGTATGGTAATGCTATTTAAGACATTTGTTGCTGCTATTAAATGGACAGTTGACTGAATCATGTAATCTTGAAGTGAGcgtcttgttgattggataatGATTACTTCTTCCAGAAAAAGGATGTTTACTTGGGTATGTGGGATTATTAACTAAAACTTCAGCTTGGTTATGTTAATAGGCTGTGTTATACATTTCAGTTCTCATACCACTCATGTCAAATAAAATGGGAGTTGCAATTGTTCAAGTCAAGATCTTTTAATTAAATGTTATTTATCTCAGCTATATCTTTTTGACTTAGGATCTTCTTGATGCACATGACTGTAtgaaacatatataatattttaaaaatgattgAAATCTCCTTTTTTCTTTGTCAAATAGAACCCCTTTATTTTCCTCCATTTATTAAGGACTCTTTTATCTACTCAAAAAAAGAAGTCCTAAAAAAGGTCTCTTCTAGTAATAGACTGCTGATTAAAACTTTTGGAATTCAATTCTgcacccccaaaaaaaaaagaagctgaTGGATCATGAATCCACAGGTACTACAACAGTCAGGAGCATATGAAGGAACTTGGAGACGTTGAAATAGGAAAATATGTTGCTGGTGGCATTGTTGTTTTCAATCTAGATACCAAGCAAGTTAAATGGACTGCACAGTTGGACTTAAGTACTGACGACGGGAACTTCCGTGCCTATATATACTCTTCTCCTATGGTAATTGATTTGGATGGTGATGGAAATATGGACATTCTAGTTGGGACCTCCTATGGCTTGTTTTATGTGTTGGATCACAACGGTAATCCTCTTTCCAGTCTGATTGTTTAGTTTATTGTGTTGCTGATGTCTGGTTTAAGTCGATCAATCAATCGACCACTACACCTCATTCCTATTATTGGATTCAGCAATATGAATCCTATATTTCCATTATTCAGTTCATTCAATTCAAAAAATTCAGAATAATTTTCAGCTTCTATTATCCACCTTAGCACCATAACTGTTCTTTCCATGTGATCTGATTATTTTCCCATCGTGAGAGACACATCATTGATTTAACACTATGTCCTGTCATGGTAATTATAATGCTCTGTGTTATCTAAAGAATGCTGTTTCCTGCTAGGTTCCTCTTCAGCCAAGCCTATGAGGTCTGGCATCACTCTTAGTCATAGATGCACCAAATATCAGTTAAACGCGCAAGCATGATACTGTCACGCCTCAAATCTGGAGAACGTGACCGGCACCTGATGCCGTAAACTTCCATCAAGCGAACCAACCTAACATGGCATACTAACATAATCCATGCATGATTACAACATGTGCAAATTAAACATCCTTTAATAAACATATTTAATGACACCACCCGCCTCatcttcattaaaaaaaatggcTCCATCCGGCCTTGTCAAACTTCTCCATTTTGGTCCTTTTGTCCTTCCTACCACTCCAACCAAATCCTAAACCACACCATACACCCATTAACACGTTCCAAATACTTTACCACCCCCATGTGTGTCTGTGCACACTTTGCAGTTAATTATCATCCATTAAGCTCGTAATTAAcccaaattaaaatatttgaatttgcGGGGCTTTACCAATACTTTTGACCTACTCTCCGCTGGACAGTTCATACACGTTCCCTAAGTGGCAGTTAGGTTTGATGTCTGTTCGTTTATTTTTTAGTAAATGTGTCATCCTCCTAATTCTTGTCAGTTCTGCTTCATATGATTGTTCTTATTGTCGTACCTTTTGAAGACTAATGACCTAAAATCAGGCAAAGTGAGGGAAAAGTTCCCTCTCGAAATGGCTGAAATCCAAGGAGCAGTAGTTGCAGCTGATATCAATGATGATGGAAAGATTGAACTAGTTACAACAGATTCACATGGAAATGTTGCTGCTTGGACCGCACAAGGCACAGAAATTTGGGAAAAGCATCTCAAGAGCCTTGTTCCTCAGGGACCGGTCATTGGTGATGTGGATGGGGATGGCCATACAGATATCGTTGTCCCAACTCTTTCTGGGAATATATATGTTCTGAATGGCAAGGATGGCTCATTTGTACGTCCATATCCTTATAGGACTCATGGTAGGGTGATGAATCGAGCACTTCTTGTAGACTTGAGCAAACGTGGGGAGAAGAAAAAAGGGCTTACAATTGTCACAATGTCATTTGATGGTTATTTGTATCTCATAGACGGACCAACATCGTGTGCTGATGTTGTAGATATTGGTGAAACTTCGTAAGACAACCATTCATTCTCTCtctcctttttcctttttcttttgtagACTTATCTTTAATCAGCTATATATTTTCTGCTTGTCACAGATACAGCATGGTCTTGGCTGATAATGTTGACGGTGGCGATGATCTTGATCTTATTGTAACAACCATGAATGGTAATGTCTTCTGTTTCTCCACGTCTGCTCCACATCATCCCCTCAAGGTAAGTGAAAAATTTGGTGTATTTGTTTTTGCTTAATTGTTCGTGTTCTTTGATATTGATACCTGCTCTCAGGCCTGGAGATCTCCTAACCAAGGGAGAAACAATGCTGCTTACCGTAATGATCGTGAAGGGATCTATGCAACTCCATCTTCAAGAGCTTTCCGCGATGAAGAGGGCAAGAGCTTCTGGGTTGAAATAGAGATTGTTGATAAATACAGATACCCATCTGGGTCTCAAGCTCCTTATAATGTCACGGTAAATAGCTTTCACATGGTCCATCCTGCATTCTATTAAAATCTCATCAGTTATTTCTTCTCCATTGTCACACAGGTGAGCTTGTTAGTTCCTGGTAATTACCAAGGGGAAAGAACTATTAAGCAAAATAAGATATTCGACCGTCCAGGAAAGCATCGGATTATGGTCCCAACCGTTAGTGTGAGGACTGC
Proteins encoded in this window:
- the LOC129876081 gene encoding protein DEFECTIVE IN EXINE FORMATION 1-like isoform X2 encodes the protein MCSKDFSVSKYTALESSFFFLFRFLAVYDTPPVISMKARVFLLCFLLLSSNFRFLQSEDTINNKFRQREATDDSLAYPNLDEDELLNTQCPQHLELRWQTEVSSSVYASPLIADINSDGKVEVVVPSFVHYLEVLEGSDGDKVPGWPAFHQSTVHSTPFLYDIDKDGVREIGLATYNGEVLFFRISGYLMSDKLEIPRLRVKKDWHVGLKQDPVDRSHPDVHDDQLVQEAVMDSIARVSPNTSNSSHLEDQKGKNDSLAGAEVKMTNLNNVTLNSDNDNISVSVNGTSKGRRLLEDNVLRRSEESGSGSKDVRSATVENEGGLEVDADSSFELFRDIENEELPDDYDYDDDDYLDDDEIWKGEEFEQPEHEKLENYVHIDAHVLCTPVIADIDSDGVSEMIVAVSYFFDHEYYNSQEHMKELGDVEIGKYVAGGIVVFNLDTKQVKWTAQLDLSTDDGNFRAYIYSSPMVIDLDGDGNMDILVGTSYGLFYVLDHNGKVREKFPLEMAEIQGAVVAADINDDGKIELVTTDSHGNVAAWTAQGTEIWEKHLKSLVPQGPVIGDVDGDGHTDIVVPTLSGNIYVLNGKDGSFVRPYPYRTHGRVMNRALLVDLSKRGEKKKGLTIVTMSFDGYLYLIDGPTSCADVVDIGETSYSMVLADNVDGGDDLDLIVTTMNGNVFCFSTSAPHHPLKAWRSPNQGRNNAAYRNDREGIYATPSSRAFRDEEGKSFWVEIEIVDKYRYPSGSQAPYNVTVSLLVPGNYQGERTIKQNKIFDRPGKHRIMVPTVSVRTAGTVLLEMVDKNGLHFSDDFSLTFHMHYYKLLKWILVLPMLGMFGVLVILRPQEAMPLPSFSRNTDL
- the LOC129876081 gene encoding protein DEFECTIVE IN EXINE FORMATION 1-like isoform X1, which translates into the protein MCSKDFSVSKYTALESSFFFLFRFLAVYDTPPVISMKARVFLLCFLLLSSNFRFLQSEDTINNKFRQREATDDSLAYPNLDEDELLNTQCPQHLELRWQTEVSSSVYASPLIADINSDGKVEVVVPSFVHYLEVLEGSDGDKVPGWPAFHQSTVHSTPFLYDIDKDGVREIGLATYNGEVLFFRISGYLMSDKLEIPRLRVKKDWHVGLKQDPVDRSHPDVHDDQLVQEAVMDSIARHNASTHRGNHSKSTASEVNTEIHSIQKEVNHDASNASISLPSGVSPNTSNSSHLEDQKGKNDSLAGAEVKMTNLNNVTLNSDNDNISVSVNGTSKGRRLLEDNVLRRSEESGSGSKDVRSATVENEGGLEVDADSSFELFRDIENEELPDDYDYDDDDYLDDDEIWKGEEFEQPEHEKLENYVHIDAHVLCTPVIADIDSDGVSEMIVAVSYFFDHEYYNSQEHMKELGDVEIGKYVAGGIVVFNLDTKQVKWTAQLDLSTDDGNFRAYIYSSPMVIDLDGDGNMDILVGTSYGLFYVLDHNGKVREKFPLEMAEIQGAVVAADINDDGKIELVTTDSHGNVAAWTAQGTEIWEKHLKSLVPQGPVIGDVDGDGHTDIVVPTLSGNIYVLNGKDGSFVRPYPYRTHGRVMNRALLVDLSKRGEKKKGLTIVTMSFDGYLYLIDGPTSCADVVDIGETSYSMVLADNVDGGDDLDLIVTTMNGNVFCFSTSAPHHPLKAWRSPNQGRNNAAYRNDREGIYATPSSRAFRDEEGKSFWVEIEIVDKYRYPSGSQAPYNVTVSLLVPGNYQGERTIKQNKIFDRPGKHRIMVPTVSVRTAGTVLLEMVDKNGLHFSDDFSLTFHMHYYKLLKWILVLPMLGMFGVLVILRPQEAMPLPSFSRNTDL